Proteins encoded within one genomic window of Eublepharis macularius isolate TG4126 chromosome 10, MPM_Emac_v1.0, whole genome shotgun sequence:
- the LOC129337080 gene encoding 60S ribosomal protein L36-like has protein sequence MAIHYPMAVGLNKGHKVTKNVVKPRHCCHHGRLTKLTKFVRDMIREVCGFAPYERHAMELLKVSKDKRALKFIKKRVGTHIRSKRKREELSNVLAAMRKAAAQKD, from the coding sequence ATGGCAATCCACTACCCGATGGCCGTTGGCCTCAACAAAGGCCACAAGGTGACCAAGAATGTGGTAAAGCCACGCCATTGCTGCCACCATGGGCGCCTGACGAAACTCACCAAATTTGTTCGGGACATGATCCGGGAAGTGTGCGGCTTTGCACCTTACGAGAGACATGCAATGGAATTGCTGAAAGTCTCCAAAGATAAGCGAGCTCTGAAATTCATAAAGAAAAGGGTTGGGACTCACATCCGGTCCAAGAGAAAGCGTGAAGAACTCAGCAACGTTTTGGCAGCCATGAGAAAGGCAGCTGCCCAGAAGGACTGA